Within Plasmodium vinckei vinckei genome assembly, chromosome: PVVCY_12, the genomic segment tagataataatgatactGTTTCTgatttaaagaaaaaaattgaaaatgtcTTTCCTGAAATGTCTTGtgataaacaaaaattaatattcagtggtaatatattaatagatGAAAACAAAGTAgttgatatattaaaagaaaatgatatagTTATAGTTATGGTAActagaaaaataattacaagtaaaaaaaataattcaacaaaaaatacaaatgaaATAACTTCATCAGATtcgttaaaaaataatgaagaaaaaaataatgataaaacaaaaaatacagatacagaaaataaagaaagtGAAAATATCAACAACCCTGaatctatattattaactggtgataaattaaaagaagcTATAGACAATATTTGTGCTATGGGATTTGAAAAAGAATTAGTAGAAAAGGCAATGGTATTAGCATATAATAATCCTAATGTAGCTATTGATTATTTAACTAATGGCTTTCAAGATATTATTGATGATGATCATAATATATCTGATATAAAAGATCCATCTGAAAATCCAAATGAACGTGatgaaaattattcaaatttatcaaaccttttaatgaattataatttactagatgaaaatgaaagacAAGATATTTCAGAAAATTCTGAAGCTATTAGAAATTCTCCcttctttaatattattagagATGCTGCATTATCAAATCCACAGAGGATTCCTGAAATTTTAGAAATGATTGGAAGATCAGATCCATCTCTTTTAGAATATATTCGAGAAAATcaaaatgaatttttaaGTGCTCt encodes:
- a CDS encoding DNA repair protein RAD23, putative, encoding MKIKVRTLQNTEEEINVDNNDTVSDLKKKIENVFPEMSCDKQKLIFSGNILIDENKVVDILKENDIVIVMVTRKIITSKKNNSTKNTNEITSSDSLKNNEEKNNDKTKNTDTENKESENINNPESILLTGDKLKEAIDNICAMGFEKELVEKAMVLAYNNPNVAIDYLTNGFQDIIDDDHNISDIKDPSENPNERDENYSNLSNLLMNYNLLDENERQDISENSEAIRNSPFFNIIRDAALSNPQRIPEILEMIGRSDPSLLEYIRENQNEFLSALQNYDTDNNAENDLIPNYEYSDETNQNTDNFNIPITSLNESEMESVRKLESLGFPKHVALEAFIACDKNEEMAANYLFENMNDYTSE